One Thermoanaerobacter pseudethanolicus ATCC 33223 DNA window includes the following coding sequences:
- a CDS encoding type II secretion system F family protein: protein MRKIVSEKHLQKLGIRQDMIEKWDKEIKAVGGVKIFFFKAHDVLELFSFGVLILGGLIVLSVVGTVNGANIFALLSVVTGSIIMFYQYWKKPIDSYRESFYKEEELPAAIEIFINGLEVGMNKENIISYIVRTREGVVRDLLHEAQVRLDTGSSLKDALTYAASKSLNDHFKRFVKIITGEFASEQDIKENLEELLDEVREINYNKKTESASVLDNSLFFPIFLGYFIPILIIFALPFVLS from the coding sequence ATGAGAAAGATTGTTTCAGAAAAACACCTTCAAAAACTTGGAATAAGACAGGACATGATAGAAAAGTGGGATAAGGAAATTAAAGCAGTCGGAGGAGTGAAAATATTTTTTTTTAAAGCTCATGATGTACTTGAGCTTTTTTCTTTTGGAGTTCTAATTTTGGGAGGCCTTATAGTTTTGTCAGTAGTAGGAACAGTAAACGGGGCAAATATTTTTGCTCTTTTATCTGTAGTTACAGGTTCAATTATTATGTTCTATCAATACTGGAAAAAACCAATAGACAGCTACAGGGAGAGCTTCTATAAAGAAGAAGAGCTCCCTGCTGCTATAGAAATCTTTATAAATGGTTTGGAGGTGGGAATGAATAAAGAAAATATTATCAGCTACATTGTTAGAACTAGAGAGGGGGTGGTAAGAGATTTATTACATGAGGCACAGGTAAGGCTCGACACAGGAAGCTCTTTAAAAGATGCACTCACTTATGCAGCTTCTAAAAGTTTAAATGACCACTTTAAAAGATTTGTAAAAATTATTACAGGAGAATTTGCATCTGAACAAGATATTAAAGAAAATTTAGAAGAACTTTTAGATGAAGTAAGAGAAATAAATTACAATAAAAAGACGGAAAGTGCATCTGTGCTTGACAACAGCTTATTCTTCCCTATTTTCTTAGGGTACTTTATCCCA
- a CDS encoding type II secretion system F family protein — protein MAVSFLFGAAVFMVVVLLYSIRENKRLKLKRRLERHLVISQKNEFSIVDLFGLGSFIEKLEKKLKKSGIKVDAEEVFLWFILFTIVILVFLSFKGFTLLGFTLPVMLYYLIDYILDYLGRRKIRKTEEQFRDFVKMLGAYLKMVPSFAGAFIKAAEEAENPLKEHTDRVLRRFQLGEDLEEALKEFKNIESTYIKVWIDSIIFAVRMKSDLSRVCERTAKKLYERIKMSNRIAAMTVQAKSLMVSLVGIMAFMIVSTVSVSPDFIRTFSSPIGKLVIAYAALSYFISTLYILKRIDREMEL, from the coding sequence GTGGCAGTCTCTTTTTTATTCGGCGCAGCTGTTTTTATGGTGGTAGTTCTTTTGTACAGTATTAGGGAAAATAAAAGGCTCAAACTTAAAAGAAGGCTGGAGAGGCATTTAGTGATATCACAAAAGAATGAGTTTAGTATAGTGGATTTATTTGGTTTAGGAAGCTTTATTGAGAAGTTAGAGAAAAAGCTTAAAAAAAGCGGTATTAAGGTAGATGCAGAGGAAGTGTTTTTGTGGTTTATACTTTTTACTATTGTGATACTTGTATTTTTGAGCTTTAAAGGTTTTACTTTATTAGGTTTTACACTTCCTGTTATGCTTTATTATCTTATAGACTATATTTTAGACTATTTAGGGAGAAGAAAAATAAGAAAAACTGAAGAGCAGTTTAGAGATTTTGTTAAAATGCTAGGAGCATATCTTAAAATGGTACCAAGCTTTGCTGGAGCTTTTATAAAGGCAGCTGAGGAAGCTGAAAATCCTTTAAAAGAGCACACAGACAGAGTTCTAAGGAGATTTCAGTTAGGAGAAGATTTAGAAGAAGCATTAAAAGAATTTAAAAATATAGAAAGCACATATATAAAAGTATGGATTGACAGCATTATTTTTGCAGTGAGGATGAAATCTGATTTATCGAGAGTGTGTGAGAGGACAGCTAAAAAACTTTATGAGAGAATAAAAATGTCAAACAGAATTGCTGCCATGACTGTGCAGGCAAAATCTTTAATGGTTTCTCTGGTAGGCATTATGGCTTTTATGATTGTTTCAACAGTGTCAGTTAGCCCTGATTTTATCAGGACTTTTTCTTCTCCTATAGGGAAATTAGTAATTGCTTATGCTGCTTTGAGCTACTTTATATCAACACTTTATATTCTAAAAAGAATAGACAGGGAGATGGAACTATGA
- a CDS encoding CpaF family protein: protein MALRELSRRINDGAVDVEKMTDEIREIMMKHHGKPNIKDILREEVKEYLKKKYPFALDRLIEYTEMLYSSLYGLGIIEKYLKDPEVTDIHVNGTKIMYKKAGVKIDAEEEFPNEQAVRVIQDRILAPLNKSINIANPSQDAELYDGSRALLVIPPESDKPVIIIRKHNLLNVPLKELVKTTIGLTKEMQEYFKKAVKDRKNIIVAGETGAGKTTFINSLGFEIQEKHVVAVLEDTREIKLHIPYVYYFKTRKGTAEARSVTYSDILNDCLRADPDRIILTEIRTPESAYELIHVLNSGHRGSMTTIHANSCLDALLRLEMLIQEFKNLDYRIIRKLISRAVDIVVFLRLTEDEKGNLKGRELAEVIEIEGIDENGDYILKHVVGD from the coding sequence ATGGCTTTAAGAGAGTTAAGCAGAAGAATTAATGATGGAGCAGTGGATGTTGAGAAAATGACAGATGAGATAAGGGAAATTATGATGAAGCACCACGGAAAGCCCAACATCAAGGATATACTGAGAGAAGAAGTGAAAGAGTATCTCAAAAAGAAATATCCTTTTGCACTAGATAGACTTATAGAATACACGGAAATGCTCTACTCTTCTCTTTACGGATTGGGAATTATAGAGAAGTACCTTAAGGACCCGGAAGTTACAGACATACATGTGAACGGCACAAAAATAATGTACAAGAAAGCAGGAGTAAAAATAGACGCAGAAGAAGAGTTTCCAAACGAACAGGCTGTGAGGGTTATACAGGACAGAATCCTTGCACCTTTAAATAAATCAATCAACATAGCAAATCCTTCACAGGATGCAGAGCTTTATGACGGCTCTCGTGCTCTTTTAGTTATACCTCCAGAGTCTGATAAGCCTGTCATAATTATCAGAAAGCACAATCTCTTAAATGTACCTTTAAAAGAACTAGTAAAAACTACAATAGGTCTTACGAAAGAAATGCAGGAGTACTTCAAAAAGGCGGTAAAAGACAGAAAAAACATCATAGTTGCAGGAGAAACAGGCGCTGGAAAGACGACTTTTATCAACTCTTTAGGCTTTGAGATTCAGGAAAAGCATGTAGTAGCAGTTTTAGAGGATACAAGAGAGATTAAACTTCATATACCCTATGTCTACTACTTCAAAACGAGAAAAGGAACGGCTGAAGCAAGAAGCGTAACTTACTCTGACATACTCAACGACTGCTTGAGAGCAGACCCTGATAGAATAATTCTCACTGAGATAAGAACACCTGAAAGCGCCTATGAGCTTATCCACGTTTTAAATTCAGGCCACAGAGGCTCTATGACAACAATACATGCAAATTCCTGCTTAGATGCTTTGTTAAGGCTTGAAATGCTAATTCAGGAGTTTAAAAACCTTGACTACAGAATCATAAGAAAGCTCATCTCAAGAGCAGTCGACATTGTCGTGTTTTTGAGGCTTACGGAGGATGAAAAAGGAAATTTAAAAGGCAGAGAGCTTGCTGAAGTTATTGAAATTGAGGGCATAGATGAAAACGGAGACTACATTTTAAAGCATGTGGTAGGTGATTAA
- a CDS encoding SAF domain-containing protein encodes MSKIIKIALITAAVSAAFMLVFMQNIQKTEKVVIVEKDIPAGTVISEDAVKVVDVPASAVKPNYARSLSNVVGKVVKEGRVRGDFIPVEILTSKDSQPLGPDHAVMTVSVTSVEAKTLQSGDTVSFIVFDQTGSKVLDGFKVISVVKEDSDKASLILNADLNSAAELVPYLKLNSFKVVRR; translated from the coding sequence ATGAGCAAGATTATTAAAATTGCCTTAATAACAGCTGCTGTTTCTGCAGCTTTTATGCTTGTGTTTATGCAGAACATCCAGAAGACAGAAAAAGTGGTCATTGTGGAAAAAGACATACCTGCAGGCACTGTTATCTCAGAGGATGCAGTAAAGGTTGTTGATGTACCTGCTTCAGCAGTTAAACCTAACTATGCCAGAAGCCTATCCAATGTTGTAGGGAAAGTTGTGAAGGAAGGAAGAGTAAGAGGAGACTTCATTCCAGTTGAAATTTTAACTTCAAAAGATTCTCAACCCTTGGGCCCTGACCATGCTGTAATGACAGTTTCTGTAACTTCTGTAGAAGCAAAGACACTTCAGTCAGGAGATACAGTAAGCTTTATAGTCTTTGACCAGACAGGCTCTAAAGTTCTTGATGGCTTTAAGGTAATCTCAGTTGTGAAGGAAGACTCTGATAAAGCAAGCTTAATTCTCAATGCAGATTTAAACTCTGCTGCTGAGCTTGTGCCGTATTTGAAGCTTAATTCATTCAAAGTAGTAAGAAGGTGA
- a CDS encoding AAA family ATPase, producing MVITVFSPKGGVGKTTLALALAKALSETNKVCVLECDFSPGDFVSLLDLDKEKNIVNACLGDYRACLQRPQGEKFDVIVGGFPDMQENLKYADMEKLIKSLSNEYDYVLIDLQPQISEVTVAALLKADKVLFVMEDDISAVSRTVGMFEYLRLHGFLDAGRTCAVVNKVRGKKKYITAVDLGIPVIYHIPYLRKLNEYKDKKMLKHARNLKDALFGVKKEKSLWRRLVNGFKRVKQKN from the coding sequence ATGGTAATTACAGTATTCAGCCCCAAAGGCGGTGTGGGAAAGACTACACTTGCGTTAGCTCTTGCAAAAGCTTTAAGCGAAACAAATAAAGTATGTGTTTTAGAATGTGATTTTTCTCCCGGTGATTTTGTGTCTTTACTTGATTTAGATAAAGAGAAAAACATAGTCAATGCATGTTTAGGAGACTACAGAGCCTGCCTTCAGAGGCCTCAGGGAGAAAAATTTGACGTCATAGTCGGCGGCTTTCCAGACATGCAGGAAAACTTAAAGTATGCGGATATGGAAAAGCTTATTAAAAGTCTTTCAAATGAATATGATTATGTGCTGATAGACTTACAGCCTCAGATTTCTGAGGTTACTGTCGCAGCACTTTTAAAAGCTGACAAAGTTTTGTTTGTAATGGAAGATGATATATCCGCAGTCTCAAGAACAGTTGGAATGTTTGAGTATTTAAGACTGCATGGATTTTTAGATGCAGGCAGGACCTGTGCAGTAGTTAATAAAGTGAGAGGGAAAAAGAAGTACATCACTGCTGTAGACCTAGGGATACCGGTTATTTACCACATCCCCTATCTTCGAAAATTAAATGAGTACAAAGATAAGAAAATGCTGAAGCATGCCAGAAACTTAAAAGATGCTCTTTTTGGAGTAAAAAAAGAAAAATCCTTGTGGAGGAGGCTTGTGAATGGCTTTAAGAGAGTTAAGCAGAAGAATTAA